One Colius striatus isolate bColStr4 chromosome 10, bColStr4.1.hap1, whole genome shotgun sequence genomic region harbors:
- the TECR gene encoding very-long-chain enoyl-CoA reductase isoform X2, translating into MGGRAGFFEVEILDWKTKKQLCFLDKVEPNATIREIRLMFHKIYPWWYPARQSIKLDPKGNSLRDEEILQHLPVGTTATLYFKDLGPQIGWSTVFLIEYTGPLFIYFLFYFRMPFVYGLDERFTSSPHPVVNLACICHSFHYIKRLIETIFVHRFSHGTMPLRNIVKNCFYYWGFAAWLAYYINHPLYTPPSYGKKQINFAVIMFLLCEAGNFSIHVALSDLQRNGSKTRKIPYPTKNPFTWLFFFVSCPNYTYEVGTWISFTIMTQCVPVGLFTLLYFIQMTVWAKDKHCTYLREFKDYPSFRMPIIPFLL; encoded by the exons GTGGAAATTCTTGATTGGAAGACAAAGAAACAGCTATGTTTCCTAGATAAG GTGGAACCAAATGCCACAATTAGGGAGATCAGATTGATGTTCCATAAAATAT ATCCTTGGTGGTACCCAGCAAGGCAGTCGATAAAACTTGATCCGA aaGGAAATTCCCTGAGGGATGAGGAAAtcctgcagcacctccctgtTGGCACAACTGCTACCTTATACTTTAAAGATTTAGGGCCACAGATAGGATGGAGTACG GTATTTTTGATAGAATACACAGGTCCATTGTTcatctattttctgttttatttccgCATGCCTTTTGTCTATGGACTGGATGAGAGGTTTACATCAAGCCCACATCCAGTAGTTAA CTTGGCATGTATCTGCCATTCTTTCCACTACATCAAAAGGTTGATTGAAACAATATTTGTTCATCGGTTCTCCCATGGAACTATGCCACTGAGGAATATTGTGAAG AACTGCTTTTATTACTGGGGATTTGCAGCTTGGCTTGCTTACTACATCAATCATCCTCTATACACTCCTCCCT CTTATGGGAAAAAACAGATAAATTTTGCTGTGATCATGTTTCTG CTATGTGAAGCTGGAAATTTTTCCATTCATGTTGCACTCAGTGACCTCCAGAGAAATG GCTCCAAAACCCGTAAGATCCCATATCCAACAAAGAATCCTTTCACATggctgtttttctttgtgtcttgCCCTAATTATACATATGAG GTGGGGACCTGGATCAGTTTCACTATCATGACTCAGTGTGTTCCAG TGGGGCTATTTACCTTGCTTTACTTCATTCAGATGACAGTCTGGGCAAAGGATAAACACTGCACCTACCTACGAGAATTCAAGGATTATCCAAGTTTTCGAATGCCAATTATACCCTTTCTATTGTAA
- the TECR gene encoding very-long-chain enoyl-CoA reductase isoform X1: MSSTLSFYLVEILDWKTKKQLCFLDKVEPNATIREIRLMFHKIYPWWYPARQSIKLDPKGNSLRDEEILQHLPVGTTATLYFKDLGPQIGWSTVFLIEYTGPLFIYFLFYFRMPFVYGLDERFTSSPHPVVNLACICHSFHYIKRLIETIFVHRFSHGTMPLRNIVKNCFYYWGFAAWLAYYINHPLYTPPSYGKKQINFAVIMFLLCEAGNFSIHVALSDLQRNGSKTRKIPYPTKNPFTWLFFFVSCPNYTYEVGTWISFTIMTQCVPVGLFTLLYFIQMTVWAKDKHCTYLREFKDYPSFRMPIIPFLL; the protein is encoded by the exons GTGGAAATTCTTGATTGGAAGACAAAGAAACAGCTATGTTTCCTAGATAAG GTGGAACCAAATGCCACAATTAGGGAGATCAGATTGATGTTCCATAAAATAT ATCCTTGGTGGTACCCAGCAAGGCAGTCGATAAAACTTGATCCGA aaGGAAATTCCCTGAGGGATGAGGAAAtcctgcagcacctccctgtTGGCACAACTGCTACCTTATACTTTAAAGATTTAGGGCCACAGATAGGATGGAGTACG GTATTTTTGATAGAATACACAGGTCCATTGTTcatctattttctgttttatttccgCATGCCTTTTGTCTATGGACTGGATGAGAGGTTTACATCAAGCCCACATCCAGTAGTTAA CTTGGCATGTATCTGCCATTCTTTCCACTACATCAAAAGGTTGATTGAAACAATATTTGTTCATCGGTTCTCCCATGGAACTATGCCACTGAGGAATATTGTGAAG AACTGCTTTTATTACTGGGGATTTGCAGCTTGGCTTGCTTACTACATCAATCATCCTCTATACACTCCTCCCT CTTATGGGAAAAAACAGATAAATTTTGCTGTGATCATGTTTCTG CTATGTGAAGCTGGAAATTTTTCCATTCATGTTGCACTCAGTGACCTCCAGAGAAATG GCTCCAAAACCCGTAAGATCCCATATCCAACAAAGAATCCTTTCACATggctgtttttctttgtgtcttgCCCTAATTATACATATGAG GTGGGGACCTGGATCAGTTTCACTATCATGACTCAGTGTGTTCCAG TGGGGCTATTTACCTTGCTTTACTTCATTCAGATGACAGTCTGGGCAAAGGATAAACACTGCACCTACCTACGAGAATTCAAGGATTATCCAAGTTTTCGAATGCCAATTATACCCTTTCTATTGTAA